From the Procambarus clarkii isolate CNS0578487 chromosome 70, FALCON_Pclarkii_2.0, whole genome shotgun sequence genome, one window contains:
- the LOC123775289 gene encoding BET1 homolog isoform X2, with product MRRAQNANMGPYAYNQYGNNSDTQRISEENEEMTVQLKEKVKALKSDDDFLKSGNFLERSMKRLGIIGSGSHNYHLLILFGFCFFVFLLLWVALKFR from the exons ATGAGGCGAGCACAAAATG CTAATATGGGGCCATATGCCTACAATCAGTATGGCAACAACAGTGATACACAAAGAATCTCTGAGGAAAATGAGGAAATGACAGTACAACTAAAAGAGAAAGTTAAGGCACTGAAATCG GATGACGATTTTCTGAAATCTGGCAATTTCTTGGAGCGTAGCATGAAACGTTTAGGTATCATCGGCAGTGGCTCTCATAACTACCACTTGCTCATCCTCTTTGGCTTTTGcttttttgtctttcttctgttGTGGGTGGCTTTAAAATTTAGGTGA
- the LOC123775289 gene encoding BET1 homolog isoform X1 — MRRAQNANMGPYAYNQYGNNSDTQRISEENEEMTVQLKEKVKALKSLTIDIGTEVRNQNTMLSDMDDDFLKSGNFLERSMKRLGIIGSGSHNYHLLILFGFCFFVFLLLWVALKFR, encoded by the exons ATGAGGCGAGCACAAAATG CTAATATGGGGCCATATGCCTACAATCAGTATGGCAACAACAGTGATACACAAAGAATCTCTGAGGAAAATGAGGAAATGACAGTACAACTAAAAGAGAAAGTTAAGGCACTGAAATCG TTGACAATTGACATAGGGACAGAAGTACGAAATCAAAATACAATGTTGAGTGATATG GATGACGATTTTCTGAAATCTGGCAATTTCTTGGAGCGTAGCATGAAACGTTTAGGTATCATCGGCAGTGGCTCTCATAACTACCACTTGCTCATCCTCTTTGGCTTTTGcttttttgtctttcttctgttGTGGGTGGCTTTAAAATTTAGGTGA